The genomic region GCGATGTCCGCGCCCTTGGTGGCCATCTCAAAGCCGATGCGGCGCAACGCACCCTGTTCTTGTTCGACGTAAATCACAACCGAATTCATCGCCGTCAGATCACCTTCTTGGCGACGAGGAAGTCGATGACCGCGCGAGCGCCTTCGGCGGCGTCGGTGGCGGTGACCACGGTGCCCTTTGGCCTTGCGCCGACCGGAGCGATGCTCACGACCCGGGTGCGGCTTCCCGCATCGCCCAAGTGCGCCGCATCTTCACCCACGTCAGTGAGCGACAGCGGAGCGATCTCCTTTTTCTTCGCGCCCATGATGCCTTTGAGCGATGGATAGCGCGGCTCGTTCGCGCTCTTCGTCACCGAAACAAGCGCGGGCAATGGCGCGCTCACGCGCAGGTACCCGGACTCAGTCTCGCGGTGCACTTCGACTTTGCCGTCGGCCACCGTAACTTTTTTGGCGAAGGTCAGGCTTGGCACACCGAGATGTTCGGCGATCGCGGCCGGCACGATGCTGCAAATCGCATCGGTGCTTTGCGTTCCCGTGAGAACGAGATCGAAGCCGATCTTCTTCAGCGCTTGTGCCAGCGCAAATGCGGTGGCCATCGCGTCGCTGCCTCCGACCGCAGCATCCGACAAAAGCGCTGCGGAATCGGCTCCCATCGCAAGCGCTTTGCGCACCACTTCGCGTCCGCTTTCGGGCGCCATCGTCAGAACCGTC from Candidatus Eremiobacteraceae bacterium harbors:
- a CDS encoding electron transfer flavoprotein subunit beta/FixA family protein gives rise to the protein MKIVVTVKQVPDTNAEKTFDPANNRLNRSSIENVLNPFDEYAIEEGLRLKEKLGGDTTVTVLTMAPESGREVVRKALAMGADSAALLSDAAVGGSDAMATAFALAQALKKIGFDLVLTGTQSTDAICSIVPAAIAEHLGVPSLTFAKKVTVADGKVEVHRETESGYLRVSAPLPALVSVTKSANEPRYPSLKGIMGAKKKEIAPLSLTDVGEDAAHLGDAGSRTRVVSIAPVGARPKGTVVTATDAAEGARAVIDFLVAKKVI